In Crassostrea angulata isolate pt1a10 chromosome 4, ASM2561291v2, whole genome shotgun sequence, one genomic interval encodes:
- the LOC128181548 gene encoding 4-galactosyl-N-acetylglucosaminide 3-alpha-L-fucosyltransferase 9-like has product MKPTNLAFLVFGITGLLLVFILGYFSSSEKIYFTDVHPHIKNSDTQTTSFNGESNSINNKTLVILWYNLPFYLKSSVTYFQANKCNNFRSTCILSTVHSDILRSSGVIFTHSTLPRTPPMKNTSQVWIFNTLENKAFTHWPNTAWDYKFEWTMSYRRNADVSRPYGKIIRLDKSIHRNYSEVFRQKTKFGVWMSGHCPVPSRRKEYIEQLKKYIDIDTFGSCGKKKCGVRTPAMNECLKNFSRDYKFYFSFENNICRDYSTEKVFNLYQYNLSIIPVVNGPAQAGEYLPKGTFINALDFTSPEKLAKKLKEIGSSEKLYTQYLREKDKYGSLNNSEIFRESMCSACKKLDQLKGKNIIAKPKVIDVLKNEC; this is encoded by the coding sequence ATGAAGCCTACCAACTTGGCGTTCCTTGTGTTTGGTATTACGGGGCTGCTTCTTGTTTTTATTCTGGGATATTTTTCATCgtcagaaaaaatatatttcactgATGTTCATCCACATATAAAGAACAGTGACACACAAACTACTTCATTTAATGGTGAATCAAATTCCATCAATAACAAAACTTTGGTAATCTTGTGGTACAACcttccattttatttaaagtCTTCAGTGACATATTTTCAAGCGAACAAGTGTAACAATTTTAGATCTACCTGTATATTATCAACCGTTCATTCTGATATACTTAGAAGTAGTGGTGTTATCTTCACTCATTCAACTCTACCAAGAACTCCTCCCATGAAAAATACATCTCAAGTctggatttttaatactctgGAAAACAAAGCATTCACACATTGGCCAAATACCGCCTGGGACTATAAATTCGAATGGACCATGTCTTATCGTAGAAATGCTGACGTTTCAAGACCGTATGGCAAAATCATAAGACTGGACAAAAGTATACATAGAAATTACTCTGAGGTTTTTCGACAGAAGACAAAATTCGGTGTTTGGATGTCTGGTCACTGCCCTGTTCCATCTCGTCGTAAAGAATACATCGAACAATTAAAGAAGTACATAGATATTGACACGTTTGGATCGTGTGGAAAAAAGAAGTGCGGCGTTCGAACTCCTGCGATGAATGAGTGTCTGAAGAATTTCTCCAGGgattataagttttatttctcCTTCGAGAATAATATTTGTAGAGATTACTCCACAGAAAAAGTATTTAACTTATATCAATACAATTTGAGCATCATACCAGTTGTAAATGGTCCAGCTCAAGCAGGTGAATATTTACCTAAGGGAACTTTCATAAACGCTTTAGATTTTACGTCTCCGGAAAAATTGGCAAAAAAACTTAAAGAAATTGGATCTAGTGAAAAATTATATACTCAATATTTGagagaaaaagataaatatgGTTCTTTAAATAACTCTGAAATATTTCGCGAGTCAATGTGTTCTGCTTGCAAAAAGCTAGATCAACTAAAGGGTAAAAACATAATAGCAAAACCGAAAGTGATTGACgtgttaaaaaatgaatgttaa